In a genomic window of Cuculus canorus isolate bCucCan1 chromosome Z, bCucCan1.pri, whole genome shotgun sequence:
- the LOC128850456 gene encoding uncharacterized protein DDB_G0271670-like: MLRTVGSSHTLELREQEREWEREQEWGARSRTGAVVAVISAAVLAATAVGAAIAVAVAPVVSVVPVAVVAVVAVVPVTVVAVTVVPEAVSSDSGSCGTSTSSDRSSSDSSSSYRSSRRSSSSHGVSGSSGRRSSDSSSGSSKSSGSSSDRSSSESSSESSSGSSSDSSSSSSSDSSSDSSSSSSDSNSDSRSESSSSRSSSDSSSSDRRSSRSSGSRGTNSKGRSSCSSESRTISYSSSSGWAERVDVLQGQLLPARGMREKRKGPAPHLPVLRMQETRKGTSVTSPCARDAGVPQRD, encoded by the exons ATGCTCAGGACGGTGGGTTCCAGCCACACGCTGGAGCTGCGGGAGCAGGAGCGAGAATGGGAGCGGGAGCAAGAATGGGGAGCAAGATCAAGAACAGGAGCAGTAGTGGCAGTAATATCAGCAGCTGTGTTAGCAGCCACAGCAGTAGGAGCAGCGATAGCAGTAGCAGTGGCACCAGTGGTATCAGTGGTGCCAGTAGCAGTGGTAGCAGTGGTAGCAGTGGTACCAGTCACAGTGGTAGCAGTCACAGTGGTACCAGAGGCAGTTAGCAGCGACAGCGGCAGCTGTGGTACCAGTACCAGTAGTGACAGAAGCAGTAGTGATAGCAGTAGCAGTTATAGGAGCAgtaggagaagcagcagcagccacggTGTTAGTGGGAGCAGTGGGAGGAGAAGTAGCGATAGCAGTAGTGGTTCTAGcaaaagcagtgggagcagcagcgatagaagcagcagtgagagcagCAGTGAGAGCAGTAGCGGTAGCAGCAGCgatagcagcagcagtagcagtaGCGATAGCAGCAGtgatagcagcagcagcagcagtgatagCAACAGTGATAGCCGCAGcgagagcagcagcagtaggagcagcagtgacagcagtaGCAGCGATAGAAGAAGCAGTAGAAGCAGCGGCAGCCGTGGTACCAATAGCAAAGGacgcagcagctgcagcagtgagaGCAGGACTATCAGCTATAGCAGCAGCAGCG GGTGGGCAGAGCGAGTTGACGTCCTGCAGGGCCAGCTGCTCCCGGCGCGGGGGATGCGTGAGAAACGCAAGGGACCAGCACCGCATCTCCCGGTGCTGAGGATGCAGGAGACCCGAAAAGGGACCAGCGTCACGTCTCCCTGTGCAAGGGATGCGGGAGTCCCGCAGAGGGACTAG